The proteins below come from a single Gimesia alba genomic window:
- a CDS encoding right-handed parallel beta-helix repeat-containing protein — MFQRDFTNQREPQQSWFGTLPCLILLMFCFLSTFAKQVEATIYDVGPEQKILTVEKVPWESLNAGDEVRIHWRPRPYHAKWVLCRRGTKDKPIVVKGIPSDKGELPVIDGRRAVTRPQLRFWGEQRGIIKIGGARDPADTMPAYIVIENLDIRSARPSFFYFSSDGLQKYFQNAAAIFIEKGEHITIRNCYLHDCGNGLFVAYESKDLLIENCSIYHNGIADSYYEHNVYTEAAGITFQGNYLGPLRKDCLGNNLKDRSAGLVVRYNWIESGNRQLDLVDSEGGDTIRYDPRYRSTYVYGNVLIKRKEDSNSQIVHYGGDSGDESAYRKGTLFFYNNTVVTRRPSSTLVLLSTNSEHLDCRNNILYTTQAGNSFSILDEKGTASLSYNWIKAGWKAAHSSRFGNVSSEHEIHSGDDPGFQDEEKNLFFLTAKSACLNKNGLLPEAVQKNFPIQKQFKGPRGTKERPAKSLKDLGALERESEE; from the coding sequence GTGTTTCAGCGTGATTTCACAAATCAGAGGGAGCCTCAACAGAGTTGGTTTGGCACGCTTCCCTGTCTGATCCTGCTGATGTTCTGCTTCCTCAGCACGTTTGCGAAACAGGTTGAAGCAACGATTTACGACGTCGGCCCCGAACAGAAAATTCTTACCGTCGAAAAAGTTCCCTGGGAAAGTCTGAACGCCGGTGATGAAGTGCGTATCCACTGGCGGCCTCGGCCTTATCATGCCAAGTGGGTTCTTTGTCGTCGGGGAACCAAAGACAAACCGATTGTGGTTAAGGGAATTCCTTCCGACAAGGGAGAGTTACCCGTGATCGATGGGCGACGAGCAGTCACACGGCCGCAGTTACGCTTCTGGGGCGAACAGCGGGGCATCATCAAAATTGGTGGCGCTCGCGATCCGGCCGATACCATGCCCGCGTATATTGTGATTGAAAATCTGGATATCCGCAGCGCGCGGCCCTCTTTTTTCTATTTCAGCTCGGATGGTTTACAAAAGTATTTCCAGAATGCGGCTGCGATCTTTATTGAAAAAGGGGAGCACATCACGATTCGCAACTGCTATCTGCACGATTGTGGAAACGGTCTGTTTGTAGCCTACGAATCGAAAGATCTGCTGATCGAAAACTGTTCGATCTACCATAACGGCATCGCAGACAGCTATTATGAACACAATGTCTACACGGAAGCCGCCGGGATTACCTTTCAGGGAAATTACCTGGGGCCCCTGCGCAAAGACTGTCTGGGTAATAATCTCAAAGATCGCTCGGCTGGTCTGGTTGTGCGTTACAATTGGATTGAGAGCGGCAATCGTCAACTCGACCTCGTTGATTCCGAAGGCGGCGATACGATTCGTTATGATCCCCGCTATCGATCGACTTATGTGTATGGCAATGTGCTGATCAAACGGAAAGAGGATTCCAACAGTCAGATCGTCCACTACGGTGGCGACAGCGGTGATGAGAGTGCGTATCGCAAAGGAACGCTCTTCTTTTATAACAACACGGTTGTCACCCGCCGTCCTTCTTCGACTTTGGTTTTACTATCGACGAACAGCGAACATCTGGACTGCCGCAATAACATTCTCTATACCACACAGGCAGGCAACAGCTTTTCGATTCTAGATGAAAAAGGGACCGCCAGTCTCAGCTACAACTGGATCAAAGCCGGCTGGAAAGCCGCTCATTCCAGCCGATTCGGGAATGTGAGCTCGGAGCACGAAATTCATTCCGGCGACGATCCCGGATTTCAGGATGAAGAAAAGAATCTGTTCTTTCTGACGGCAAAATCGGCGTGTCTGAATAAAAACGGCCTATTGCCGGAAGCGGTTCAGAAAAATTTCCCGATTCAAAAACAGTTCAAAGGCCCCCGGGGAACGAAAGAACGCCCCGCAAAATCCTTGAAAGATCTGGGGGCGCTCGAAAGAGAGTCGGAAGAGTAA
- a CDS encoding leucyl aminopeptidase has translation MGTQFTNESISSLSANWLVIGLAESAPLRTTVAQLDETLNGLISRLIESEDFTGKLASTASLLGLTEIKTPRVLLVGLGPDAEVSLASLEKAMMTAARTISTKQNTTAAVLIPELENKSLSTEQLACVVTSAMLVGSVGQDLYRQEASRFPFQDLLIVGTETADQSACQQAVERGTILGDSVNLAREMVNRPAADIYPISFADRVVEVAKEFGLDSEILDENQLEQEKMGSMLAVAQGSDQPPRLAILKHAGADPSAPTLALVGKGVTFDSGGLSIKPSDGMKTMKCDMGGAAAVLGAMTAIARLKLPVNVVGYMGLVENMVNGSSYKLGDVLTARNGKTIEVLNTDAEGRLVLADVLTFAVDRGASNIIDLATLTGACVVALGEEVTGVFSNNADWSQAVQDAAKNSGEDVWEMPMFPQFGEQLKSDVADLKNIGTRWGGAITAAKFLENFINETPWVHLDIAGPAFAAANLPHREGGGTGCMVKTLVEVAGHYPSSK, from the coding sequence ATGGGAACGCAATTTACGAATGAATCCATTTCCTCTCTCTCAGCAAACTGGCTGGTCATCGGCCTGGCCGAGTCGGCTCCGCTAAGGACTACGGTTGCTCAACTGGATGAAACATTAAACGGGTTGATCTCACGCCTGATCGAAAGCGAAGATTTCACCGGCAAACTGGCAAGCACAGCCTCTCTGCTCGGCTTAACGGAAATCAAAACACCGCGAGTCCTGCTGGTTGGCTTAGGCCCTGATGCTGAGGTCTCTCTGGCATCGCTGGAAAAAGCGATGATGACTGCAGCCCGTACGATTTCGACCAAACAAAATACAACGGCAGCCGTTTTGATTCCCGAGCTGGAAAACAAGTCGCTTTCGACAGAACAACTAGCGTGCGTGGTGACGTCGGCCATGCTGGTCGGCTCCGTCGGTCAAGATCTCTACCGCCAGGAAGCATCCCGGTTTCCTTTTCAAGATTTGCTGATTGTCGGCACCGAAACAGCTGATCAAAGTGCCTGCCAGCAGGCCGTAGAACGCGGCACGATTTTAGGGGACTCGGTCAATCTGGCACGGGAAATGGTCAATCGACCGGCCGCGGATATTTACCCAATCAGCTTCGCCGACCGCGTTGTTGAAGTCGCCAAAGAATTTGGACTGGATTCCGAAATCCTGGATGAGAACCAGCTCGAACAGGAAAAGATGGGATCCATGCTGGCCGTCGCACAAGGCAGCGATCAACCACCGCGTCTGGCTATTCTCAAACATGCAGGCGCCGATCCCTCTGCACCAACGCTGGCCCTCGTCGGAAAAGGGGTCACCTTTGATAGTGGGGGACTCTCGATCAAACCCAGTGACGGCATGAAAACCATGAAATGCGATATGGGCGGCGCTGCTGCGGTACTAGGCGCCATGACCGCCATCGCCCGACTCAAATTGCCCGTCAACGTGGTCGGCTACATGGGACTGGTTGAGAATATGGTAAATGGCTCATCTTATAAATTGGGCGATGTCCTGACGGCACGTAACGGTAAAACGATTGAAGTGTTGAATACCGACGCCGAAGGCCGCCTGGTCTTAGCCGATGTGCTCACATTCGCCGTTGACCGTGGTGCATCTAACATCATCGACCTCGCGACACTGACAGGTGCCTGCGTTGTTGCATTGGGCGAAGAAGTCACCGGCGTCTTTTCCAACAATGCCGACTGGTCCCAAGCCGTTCAAGATGCCGCGAAAAACAGCGGTGAAGATGTTTGGGAAATGCCAATGTTTCCGCAGTTCGGCGAACAACTCAAAAGCGATGTCGCCGACCTGAAGAATATCGGAACCCGCTGGGGCGGTGCGATTACTGCCGCCAAGTTCCTGGAAAACTTTATCAACGAGACGCCCTGGGTGCACCTCGATATCGCCGGTCCGGCGTTCGCCGCCGCGAATCTGCCTCATCGTGAAGGGGGCGGTACCGGCTGCATGGTCAAAACGCTGGTCGAAGTCGCCGGCCATTACCCGTCGAGTAAGTAA
- the queC gene encoding 7-cyano-7-deazaguanine synthase QueC, giving the protein MFKLLTNEPPKAVVLVSGGLDSATTLAIAADAGFELYALSFDYGQRHRHELEAAKKVCESFNVKQFVIFPLDLRVFGGSALTADIEVPKDRSEHDLETGIPITYVPARNTVFLSLALAWAETLNAFDLFIGVNAVDYSGYPDCRPEFIEAFQKVASLATKTGVEHSGNWQIHTPLISLTKAEIIKQGMALGVDYGLTHSCYDPLPDGTPCGHCDSCQLRAKGFAEAGFDDPALKSS; this is encoded by the coding sequence TTGTTTAAATTATTAACAAATGAGCCCCCGAAAGCCGTCGTCCTGGTGAGTGGCGGTCTGGATTCGGCGACGACTTTAGCAATCGCGGCGGACGCCGGTTTTGAATTGTACGCCCTCTCGTTTGACTACGGTCAAAGGCACCGCCACGAATTGGAAGCAGCCAAAAAAGTCTGCGAGTCGTTCAACGTCAAACAGTTTGTCATCTTTCCGCTCGACCTGCGCGTCTTCGGCGGCTCAGCCCTCACGGCAGACATCGAAGTCCCCAAAGACCGGAGCGAACACGATCTGGAGACCGGTATCCCCATCACCTACGTTCCCGCACGCAACACCGTGTTTCTTTCGCTCGCTCTTGCGTGGGCGGAAACGCTGAATGCCTTCGATCTCTTCATCGGCGTCAACGCCGTCGATTACAGCGGCTACCCGGACTGCCGCCCGGAATTCATTGAAGCGTTTCAGAAAGTCGCTTCGCTGGCGACAAAAACCGGCGTGGAACATTCCGGGAACTGGCAGATTCATACCCCGCTGATTTCACTGACCAAAGCCGAGATCATCAAACAGGGTATGGCACTCGGCGTCGACTATGGCCTGACGCACAGCTGCTACGATCCCCTTCCCGATGGCACCCCCTGCGGCCACTGCGATTCGTGCCAGCTCCGCGCCAAAGGCTTCGCTGAAGCAGGCTTCGACGATCCGGCTTTGAAATCCAGTTAG
- a CDS encoding YihY/virulence factor BrkB family protein has protein sequence MTEQEQIQLGKIGFRAMWRFGGLTPWDLIYQSVRGYNHHRLSAHSAQFAYYAIFTLFPLLMVIIACVAQLPIKGLILSMENAINQGLPSNVSKMLFDQIADIQHKTTISLITGGVFLLSLGGTRLFLTMGTGLDAVFEVDRRRTFWKSSGLALLLTFGVLILLLLAMILLVIGPELARLLLANFYAPWLHLLLSAGTRWSVACGFMLISTSVIYWAVPSVKLPWKIITPGSLFVVISWVIMLQGFRIYVENIAHYNETYGTLGGFIVLLVWLYLTGAILMMGGEINGVIYRAAKMKADGVLK, from the coding sequence ATGACGGAGCAGGAACAGATACAACTGGGAAAAATTGGCTTTCGGGCCATGTGGCGATTTGGGGGACTGACTCCCTGGGATTTGATCTATCAATCTGTCCGAGGATACAACCACCACAGACTCAGTGCCCACAGCGCGCAATTTGCCTATTATGCAATTTTCACGCTCTTCCCCCTGTTAATGGTCATCATCGCCTGTGTGGCACAACTGCCGATCAAAGGCTTGATTCTCAGCATGGAAAATGCCATCAACCAGGGTCTGCCGTCAAACGTATCAAAGATGTTGTTCGATCAGATCGCAGACATCCAACATAAAACGACCATCAGCCTGATCACCGGCGGCGTGTTCCTGCTCTCTCTGGGAGGCACCCGTCTGTTTCTCACGATGGGAACCGGCCTGGATGCCGTATTCGAAGTCGACCGCCGTCGCACCTTCTGGAAATCAAGTGGTCTGGCGTTATTACTCACGTTTGGCGTGTTAATCCTGTTACTGCTTGCGATGATCCTGCTCGTCATCGGCCCGGAACTGGCACGATTATTACTGGCGAACTTTTACGCGCCCTGGCTACACCTGCTGCTGTCAGCCGGCACACGCTGGTCGGTTGCCTGCGGTTTCATGCTCATTTCCACATCAGTCATCTACTGGGCTGTCCCGAGTGTGAAACTCCCTTGGAAAATCATTACCCCTGGCAGTCTGTTTGTGGTCATCAGCTGGGTCATCATGCTGCAGGGTTTCCGAATTTACGTCGAGAACATCGCCCACTACAACGAAACCTACGGTACTCTGGGGGGATTTATCGTGCTCCTGGTCTGGCTCTACCTGACCGGTGCCATCCTGATGATGGGGGGCGAGATCAACGGCGTCATCTACCGCGCTGCCAAAATGAAAGCAGACGGCGTTTTGAAATGA
- the truA gene encoding tRNA pseudouridine(38-40) synthase TruA: MRNIKLTLAYDGSEYAGWQVQPNGHSVQACVESAIEQLTQQKSGVLVAGRTDAGVHALGQVANFQTTSAIPCKNIQSGLQRFLPDSICVREVEEVDATFHATYSAVRKRYRYVIHNTGVGYPFLKRYVCEFGRPLDAEQMHAAAQFLLGKHDFRCFESHFPNKATSVRTIQELTVQRTSVWPVWGAEMLKQTNESESLPAEFITVDIVADGFLYNMVRAIAGTLLEVGVGRWMPENVQKILVSMDRSQAGATAPACGLYLVRVDYES; the protein is encoded by the coding sequence ATGAGAAACATCAAACTAACGCTGGCCTATGATGGATCGGAGTATGCCGGTTGGCAGGTGCAGCCGAACGGTCACTCAGTGCAGGCGTGCGTGGAATCGGCCATCGAACAGTTGACGCAACAGAAAAGCGGCGTGCTGGTGGCGGGACGCACGGATGCCGGCGTACATGCGCTGGGGCAGGTGGCGAATTTTCAAACGACGTCTGCGATTCCCTGTAAGAACATTCAATCGGGATTGCAGCGATTTTTGCCGGACAGCATTTGCGTGAGAGAGGTGGAAGAGGTCGATGCGACATTTCACGCGACGTATTCGGCGGTCCGCAAACGATATCGTTATGTAATTCATAATACGGGCGTTGGTTATCCTTTTCTGAAACGGTATGTTTGTGAATTCGGCCGACCATTAGATGCAGAGCAGATGCACGCGGCTGCTCAGTTTTTGCTGGGCAAGCACGATTTCCGTTGTTTCGAATCTCACTTTCCGAATAAAGCGACCAGTGTACGGACTATTCAGGAGTTGACGGTGCAACGCACGTCGGTCTGGCCCGTCTGGGGGGCAGAAATGCTAAAGCAAACGAACGAAAGCGAATCTTTGCCTGCGGAATTTATCACCGTTGATATTGTGGCGGATGGTTTTTTATACAATATGGTACGTGCGATTGCCGGGACGTTGCTTGAAGTCGGCGTAGGCCGCTGGATGCCAGAAAATGTACAGAAGATTCTTGTTTCCATGGACCGTTCACAGGCGGGAGCGACGGCGCCTGCTTGCGGGCTGTATCTGGTTCGAGTTGACTATGAGAGCTGA
- a CDS encoding nitrilase family protein has translation MRDIRIAAVQFEHRNGDKAYNLQRIRELAHQAVEQGAEIVSFHECCIPAYTFVQSFSKEQLIDLAEPVPNGPSTQELMQISEEVGVPILAGLFEVDQGEVYNTYICVDGTELLARFRKLHAFVNSHLSSGDEYVVFDVRGCRCGILICYDNNLVENVRMTAMLGADIIFMPHVTCCLPSVMPGRGLVDPARAYDNGVYAIFTNPVGIDDQEVKPGLSMILDPFGEIIGECTKLGDDITIALCTEEKLGQAGGRRYIRARRPDLYGKLVEPSETPPVTEPGWELKPSS, from the coding sequence ATGAGAGATATCCGGATCGCCGCCGTCCAGTTTGAACACCGCAATGGCGACAAAGCCTATAACCTCCAACGGATTCGTGAGCTCGCCCACCAGGCGGTCGAGCAGGGGGCGGAAATTGTCAGCTTCCACGAGTGTTGTATCCCGGCTTACACGTTTGTGCAATCATTTTCCAAAGAGCAACTGATAGACCTGGCCGAGCCTGTTCCAAACGGGCCGAGTACGCAGGAATTGATGCAGATTTCAGAGGAAGTCGGCGTTCCCATTCTGGCCGGTCTGTTCGAAGTCGATCAGGGGGAAGTTTATAATACGTATATTTGCGTGGATGGAACTGAACTGCTGGCCCGCTTTCGCAAGCTGCACGCGTTCGTGAATTCGCATCTCTCTTCCGGTGATGAGTACGTTGTGTTTGATGTACGGGGTTGTCGTTGCGGGATTCTGATCTGTTATGATAATAATCTGGTCGAAAACGTGCGGATGACGGCGATGCTGGGAGCAGACATCATCTTCATGCCTCATGTGACCTGTTGTCTGCCGTCAGTGATGCCGGGCCGCGGTCTGGTTGATCCGGCACGGGCCTATGATAACGGGGTCTATGCTATCTTCACAAATCCGGTTGGCATAGATGATCAGGAAGTCAAACCGGGTCTGTCAATGATTTTAGATCCGTTCGGCGAGATCATTGGAGAATGTACCAAACTGGGCGACGACATCACCATTGCCCTCTGCACTGAGGAAAAACTGGGACAAGCCGGCGGACGACGTTATATCCGCGCACGACGTCCGGATCTATACGGCAAACTGGTTGAGCCCTCAGAGACACCACCGGTGACCGAACCGGGGTGGGAACTGAAACCGTCCAGTTGA
- a CDS encoding DUF1501 domain-containing protein encodes MAELFQSGMCAPHLLNRRQAMQIGVGLFGLSLPEFLKAAATSGKPDVSCIFIFLAGGASHFETFDPKPDAPSEIRGPWKPTSTSVPGTFICEKLPLLARRMDKVALIRSWQGKSGSHSTGSQHVASGFYPVGKQYFPNFGCLVSSLYGSRVPGVPPHLGLPVAARYTDPPGYLGTAYSAFDLKGDPQKPEMELGGLNLSRVRFEDRLSMLSQLENLSRLQTVKNAQLESVDKFTEEAIAMLTSGAMQKAVNLEEESIQTRERYGDNIYGRRVLLARRLIEAGARFVTINQAVQGGLFGNAKTNGTWDNHGWLFDSMMSFASRPAGMPGNKRWHSYSGPGNVPQLDMSLSALLDDLEERGLLDTTLVVAMGEFGRTPKVNATAGRDHYPNAGSVLMAGGPVQRGTVIGATDRKGSLPSTRPCRPEDIAASIYHAMGIDAHQTYFPRLPRPTPIASGRIIEGLF; translated from the coding sequence ATGGCTGAACTATTTCAAAGCGGGATGTGCGCGCCTCACTTATTAAATCGACGGCAGGCAATGCAAATCGGCGTCGGACTGTTTGGTCTGAGCTTGCCGGAATTTCTCAAAGCCGCAGCCACTTCAGGCAAACCAGATGTTTCCTGTATCTTCATCTTCTTAGCCGGCGGCGCAAGCCATTTTGAAACGTTCGACCCCAAACCGGATGCCCCCTCAGAAATTCGTGGCCCCTGGAAACCGACCAGTACCAGTGTTCCCGGCACCTTCATCTGTGAAAAACTTCCTCTGCTCGCCCGCCGCATGGATAAAGTCGCGTTGATTCGCTCCTGGCAGGGCAAAAGCGGCTCACACAGCACCGGCTCACAACATGTGGCCAGCGGTTTTTATCCCGTGGGCAAACAGTACTTCCCTAACTTCGGCTGTCTCGTCTCTTCCCTGTATGGCAGTCGTGTCCCGGGCGTACCGCCGCACCTTGGTCTGCCTGTCGCCGCCCGCTATACCGATCCCCCCGGCTATCTGGGCACCGCCTATTCAGCCTTCGACCTCAAAGGCGATCCACAGAAACCGGAGATGGAACTGGGCGGACTGAACCTGTCGCGTGTCCGGTTTGAAGATCGACTCTCGATGTTATCACAGTTGGAGAATCTCAGCCGCTTGCAGACAGTCAAAAACGCACAGCTGGAATCGGTCGATAAATTCACCGAAGAAGCGATAGCGATGCTCACCAGTGGCGCGATGCAGAAAGCGGTCAACCTGGAAGAGGAGTCTATCCAGACGCGCGAACGATATGGCGACAACATTTATGGCCGCCGGGTTTTGCTTGCCCGTAGATTGATTGAAGCCGGCGCGCGGTTCGTCACCATCAATCAGGCAGTTCAAGGTGGCTTATTCGGAAATGCCAAAACCAACGGCACCTGGGACAATCACGGCTGGCTCTTCGATTCGATGATGTCGTTTGCCAGTCGCCCCGCGGGCATGCCCGGCAACAAACGCTGGCACAGCTATTCAGGCCCTGGCAATGTTCCTCAATTGGATATGTCACTTTCTGCCCTGCTGGATGACCTGGAGGAACGAGGTCTGTTAGACACGACATTGGTCGTCGCGATGGGCGAATTTGGTCGGACTCCAAAAGTCAATGCCACCGCTGGCCGCGACCATTATCCGAATGCGGGCAGCGTACTAATGGCCGGCGGCCCGGTTCAACGCGGCACTGTCATTGGTGCCACCGACCGTAAAGGAAGCCTGCCCAGCACACGCCCCTGTCGGCCGGAAGATATCGCTGCTTCGATCTACCATGCCATGGGCATTGACGCCCATCAAACCTACTTCCCCCGCCTGCCACGCCCAACGCCCATCGCATCGGGTCGGATCATTGAAGGTCTGTTCTAA
- the argH gene encoding argininosuccinate lyase, whose translation MAAKAWGGRFQQQTDARVEAFTESISFDSRLAAVDIQGSQAHARMLAKVGLITDDECQQIVETLTQIGGEIKRGEFEFRFDLEDIHMHIESALTERVGDVGRKLHTARSRNDQVSTDLKLYTREAIQRIDGLLKDLQVAFVERCEKDQALVLPGFTHLQRAQPVKAAHYWLAYCEKFDRDRQRLADCLKRVNVSPLGGAALAGTSLPIDRHYSAELLEFTDVARNSLDISSDRDYLAEFCFCMALVATHLSNWAEEWIAWFSTEFGFIKLPDAFTTGSSIMPQKRNPDVLELIRGKSARPIADVQQILVLLKGLPMAYNRDMQEDKLALFDAYDTVAACLELAAAMVEGAELQQDTIAAKLEDGFLDATALMEYLIKKGTPMRTGHGIVGKLVALCESRSCRLVDLSLEELQEACPQIEDDIYQVLGARNAMAALCSFGSGGEAPVQEQWGYWKEKLGL comes from the coding sequence GTGGCCGCAAAAGCCTGGGGAGGACGATTTCAACAGCAGACCGATGCACGTGTTGAAGCGTTTACAGAATCGATCAGTTTTGACAGCCGACTGGCGGCGGTGGACATTCAAGGCTCACAGGCGCATGCCCGCATGCTGGCCAAGGTGGGGTTGATTACTGATGACGAATGTCAGCAGATTGTTGAAACACTGACACAGATCGGCGGAGAAATTAAACGGGGCGAGTTCGAGTTTCGCTTTGATCTCGAAGACATCCACATGCACATTGAAAGTGCGTTGACCGAACGCGTGGGCGATGTGGGGCGTAAACTGCATACCGCGCGAAGTCGTAACGATCAGGTTTCGACCGATTTGAAACTTTACACCCGCGAAGCGATTCAGCGGATTGACGGTTTGCTCAAAGATCTGCAGGTGGCATTTGTCGAACGTTGTGAAAAGGACCAGGCTCTCGTTCTGCCTGGCTTCACGCATCTGCAGCGGGCGCAGCCAGTGAAGGCCGCCCATTACTGGCTCGCGTATTGCGAGAAGTTTGACCGGGATCGTCAGCGTCTGGCGGATTGTTTGAAGCGGGTGAATGTTTCTCCATTGGGTGGTGCGGCACTGGCGGGAACGTCACTGCCGATCGACCGACACTATTCTGCAGAGTTGCTTGAGTTCACCGATGTCGCGCGAAACAGTCTGGATATTTCGAGTGACCGGGATTACCTGGCGGAGTTCTGTTTCTGTATGGCGCTGGTAGCGACGCATTTGAGCAACTGGGCCGAGGAATGGATCGCCTGGTTTTCAACCGAGTTCGGTTTCATCAAACTGCCCGATGCGTTTACCACCGGCTCGTCGATCATGCCGCAAAAACGGAATCCGGATGTGCTGGAGTTGATTCGTGGCAAGTCGGCCCGACCGATTGCCGATGTGCAGCAGATTCTGGTGCTGCTCAAAGGACTGCCGATGGCGTATAACCGCGATATGCAGGAGGACAAGCTGGCCCTGTTTGATGCCTACGATACGGTGGCCGCCTGCCTGGAACTGGCGGCAGCGATGGTCGAAGGGGCCGAGCTGCAGCAGGATACGATTGCCGCGAAACTGGAAGACGGCTTCCTTGATGCGACCGCGTTGATGGAGTACCTGATCAAGAAAGGGACTCCCATGCGGACAGGTCACGGTATCGTCGGCAAGCTGGTGGCGCTCTGCGAATCACGTTCGTGCCGACTGGTTGATCTTTCGTTGGAAGAGTTACAGGAAGCCTGCCCGCAAATTGAAGACGATATTTATCAGGTACTGGGGGCACGAAACGCGATGGCGGCGTTGTGCAGTTTCGGTTCGGGGGGCGAGGCACCGGTGCAGGAACAGTGGGGTTACTGGAAAGAAAAGCTCGGTCTCTAA